In Atopobium sp. oral taxon 416, the genomic stretch CCACGTGCTCGGTATTCAAGGAAGAAGACGAAGCGATTGTCAAAGAGTTCCTTGCAAGCGATGTGGGAAAGCACTTTGAAGTCGAGTCAGTGCTGAAGGCGCCGGGCGTGGTACTGCTCGATGAGGCAGGGAAGCAAGAGCTGAATAAATGGGTCACACCGGAAGGTTGCTTTGCCTGCTTGCCGTCGTTCAATGGTCCCGACGGGCATTTCTGCATACGCCTGAGGAACGTGCAGAACTAATAATCAATCTAACAGTCAACAATTCTGTTGATGCTGAAATCGATTAATGCTGAGCTTCTCGCTTGTATTGAATGTCACTCAGCACTAAATGTCGCAAAATCCGGTTCATCTTAGGCCATCTATCTACATTTCCTTTCACCCGGCGGATTAGCATTCTAAGTGCAACAGGATGACCCGCTGGATGCAGGTGTGGCACACTCCGGAAGGCTACGATGTTGGTTGTCTCGTCAACGTCGCAAGCTAGAAGGAATGTGCCACTACAAGCATCTCAAGCCTACAGGAGAGGGACTGCATAGCCAAGCTGTGTGGCACAAGGGAAGGTCAATTGCCTATATCGCGGCAGAGATCGGCAGGGACAGCTCCAGCATCTGCCACAAGCTCAAGAGGAACGGCCGCTACGGACGCTTTAGGGCATGTACTGCCCAAAAGGAGGGCGGATGAGCGCCACAGGAAATGCAGGGCGAAAAGGCGGCTTTCAGACCCTGCGCTTACGCAGAAGGTGCGCTTACTCATCATGGACAGACACTGGTCCCTGGAGGAGATAGACGACATCTCAGGCTCGAGGGTGGCGGCAGGTGCACCGTTGAGCCTGCCGACTATTCTTACCGGCAGGTCCATAGCCGCCCTCGACCTGTCGGGATCCGGCCCGCAAGGCAAGATGCGGCGCCACCTGCGCAGGAAGGGGCCTAAGATCAGGGGCAAGATCGAGATCTTACACACCGTAAAGGAAAGGCCCAAGAGGCCGATGCGAGGTCTCGCCTCGGAGAGGGGGCAGACGACACGCTCGTGGCAGCGGACCCGTGTGCCTGCTCGTGCTTGCCGACAGGGCAGTGAGGCTGCTTGCCGCGAGAAGATGCCATCACGACAGCGGAAGCGTCTCTAAGGCCGCCTTCGGGCTTTTGCAGGGACGTCCCCTTAAGACGCTCACTTCCGGATAGGGGCAAGCAGTTCGCAGGGCATGCAGGGTTCACAAAGGCCTTGGGAGGTGTACAGTTCTACTTCTGCGACCCTCACCATCTATGGCAGAAGCTAACAGTTAAGAACACCAACGGGCTCCTGCGCAAGTTCTTCCCCTAAGAGCACAGACTTCAGCAAGGTCACAAACGAGGAGGTCCGGTATGCGGTGGAGCTGATCTGCGACAGGACGAGGAAGGTCCTGAAATATAGGACAGCCAACGAGGTCTTTAGGGAGATGGTGCACTCAGCTTGACAATCTGCCCCCTGAAAAGATACACGAGCCAATTTAGATATGACTGCAGGTTGTCCATTCTCATGCCGATGAAACGATAGATGTATCTCTTAAGCCAGGAACACATGTTATTGATCAGTGCCATATTCTCCAGATAGTTCTTATCCTTCTCATTAGCAATGTATGATTCGCTATGAAGATGGAGCTTCTCAATGAGAAGATTATGGGCATTTTCACCATCATGAACTAACACTGATCCAGGAGCAATATGGTCCTTGAGCGCATGATAGATTCTTGTGCTTGAGGGCTTTCCATGACGTGTGGCTCTATCAACAGAATTGTTTACTGTTAGAACTAATAAAAAAGGCTCAATCCCAAAACC encodes the following:
- a CDS encoding helix-turn-helix domain-containing protein; the encoded protein is MCHYKHLKPTGEGLHSQAVWHKGRSIAYIAAEIGRDSSSICHKLKRNGRYGRFRACTAQKEGG